One Nodularia sp. LEGE 06071 DNA segment encodes these proteins:
- a CDS encoding glycosyltransferase produces the protein MRVAYVCADAGIPVFGQKGCSIHVQEVIRAFQGAGCGVDLFATRVGGELPADLTNVAVHQLPPIPKQERAVREQVALGMNPDLGLALEKAGCFDLIYERYSLWSYGAMEFAQLRGIPGLLEVNSPLITEQATHRGLIDYQGAETVAHRVFNAATALIAVSEEVKTYLMDYVDESKVYVIPNGVNPQRFSAVDSSTQSEIFTVGFVGTLKPWHGLPILTEAFSLLSQRVPNAKLLIVGDGPERENLSAELTAKGLDTHTQFTGAVSPEQIPPLLAKMDVAVAPYSAQSDFYFSPLKVYEYMAAGLPVVVSRIGQLVDLIDPGVNGILCPPGDAIALTNALETLWRSPTLRYSLGQAARNTVIANHTWDAIAQQILHIAGLSVEVRQ, from the coding sequence GTGCGAGTTGCTTATGTTTGTGCTGATGCGGGAATTCCTGTTTTTGGGCAAAAGGGATGCTCTATTCATGTTCAGGAGGTGATACGAGCTTTCCAAGGCGCAGGTTGTGGAGTGGATTTGTTTGCTACTCGCGTTGGGGGTGAATTACCGGCAGATTTAACTAATGTTGCGGTTCATCAGCTTCCACCTATTCCGAAACAAGAAAGGGCTGTCAGGGAGCAGGTGGCTTTGGGGATGAATCCTGATTTGGGTTTGGCTTTGGAGAAAGCTGGCTGTTTTGATTTGATTTATGAGCGTTATTCTCTTTGGAGTTATGGCGCAATGGAATTTGCTCAACTTAGGGGGATTCCGGGATTGTTAGAGGTAAATTCACCTCTGATTACTGAACAGGCAACTCATCGCGGTTTGATTGATTATCAAGGTGCTGAAACTGTTGCTCATCGGGTTTTTAACGCTGCTACGGCGCTGATTGCTGTTTCGGAGGAGGTGAAAACTTATCTCATGGATTATGTGGATGAGTCTAAGGTTTATGTGATTCCTAATGGGGTAAATCCTCAGCGTTTTTCTGCTGTTGATTCTTCTACTCAATCAGAAATTTTTACTGTGGGATTTGTCGGTACTTTGAAACCGTGGCACGGATTGCCAATTCTCACGGAGGCTTTTTCTCTTTTGTCTCAACGTGTTCCCAATGCGAAACTTTTGATTGTGGGTGATGGACCGGAACGAGAAAATTTGTCAGCAGAATTAACTGCAAAAGGATTAGACACTCATACCCAATTTACAGGGGCGGTGAGTCCTGAGCAAATTCCTCCATTGTTGGCAAAAATGGATGTTGCTGTTGCACCCTACTCGGCGCAGTCTGATTTTTACTTCTCTCCGTTGAAAGTCTATGAATATATGGCGGCTGGTTTGCCTGTGGTTGTCAGCCGGATTGGGCAATTGGTTGATTTAATTGATCCAGGCGTGAATGGTATTCTCTGTCCTCCTGGTGATGCGATCGCTTTGACAAATGCCTTAGAAACATTATGGCGATCGCCTACTCTTCGTTATAGTTTAGGACAAGCTGCCCGAAACACAGTCATCGCAAATCATACTTGGGATGCGATCGCTCAACAAATTCTCCATATAGCTGGACTCTCTGTGGAGGTGAGACAATAA
- a CDS encoding glycosyltransferase: MMTSVGYVLKRYPRYSETFVVNEILAHEAAGLDIEIFALRPPCDTHFQNIISQVRAPVTYIRKPIQGRVSASLNSLAPTAASYFWAELQEASQVIPHFWSKLSMAEGEPAGTVYQAAWLAREAQLKNITHLHAHFGTVATSVARLASHFTGIPYTFTAHAKDIFHESVEFADMERKLEDAATVVTVSDYNLNYLQKNYGVAAKQVKRIYNGLDLRQLQYSSPANRPPLIISVGRLIEKKGLSILIDACAILKLRNVAFQCQIVGTGTSEAALKQQIQDLGLQSLVEIVGPRPQNEVFELMQQGAVFAAPYVIGKDGNRDGLPTVLLEAMALGTPCVSTDVTGIPELVRDGETGLIVPQHDAVELANALEKFLINSALRVELSIRARELIEAEFDISLNAAILRGLFLTQRRRGAEEV, from the coding sequence ATTATGACAAGTGTTGGTTATGTTCTCAAACGTTATCCTCGATATTCTGAAACCTTTGTTGTCAACGAAATTTTGGCGCATGAAGCAGCTGGCTTAGACATTGAAATTTTCGCATTAAGACCACCCTGTGACACTCATTTTCAAAATATTATTTCTCAGGTACGCGCGCCTGTAACCTACATTCGCAAGCCAATTCAAGGACGGGTGAGCGCATCACTCAATAGTCTGGCTCCTACAGCCGCTAGCTATTTTTGGGCAGAATTACAAGAAGCTAGTCAAGTTATCCCCCATTTTTGGTCAAAATTGTCAATGGCTGAAGGTGAGCCAGCCGGCACTGTCTACCAAGCTGCATGGTTAGCACGGGAAGCGCAACTCAAAAACATAACTCATTTACACGCTCACTTTGGCACTGTGGCTACCAGTGTAGCTCGCCTAGCATCTCACTTTACAGGTATTCCCTACACTTTCACTGCTCATGCTAAAGATATTTTTCATGAAAGTGTGGAATTTGCCGATATGGAACGCAAGCTAGAGGATGCGGCGACTGTCGTTACTGTTAGTGACTATAATCTCAACTATTTACAAAAGAACTATGGTGTCGCGGCAAAGCAAGTTAAGCGGATTTACAATGGCTTAGATTTGCGACAATTACAATATTCTTCTCCCGCTAATCGTCCTCCTTTAATTATTTCAGTCGGTCGGTTAATTGAGAAGAAAGGATTATCGATTTTGATTGATGCTTGTGCGATTTTGAAGCTGAGAAATGTGGCGTTTCAATGTCAAATTGTGGGTACAGGAACATCAGAAGCTGCACTCAAGCAGCAAATTCAAGATTTAGGATTGCAATCTCTGGTGGAAATTGTGGGGCCGCGTCCTCAAAATGAGGTGTTTGAATTGATGCAGCAAGGGGCTGTGTTTGCAGCGCCTTATGTGATTGGTAAAGATGGTAATCGGGATGGTTTACCTACTGTTTTACTGGAAGCAATGGCTTTGGGAACTCCCTGTGTGAGTACCGATGTGACGGGGATTCCGGAGTTGGTACGTGATGGGGAGACTGGCTTAATTGTGCCACAACATGATGCTGTGGAATTAGCTAATGCACTTGAAAAATTCCTGATTAATTCGGCTTTGCGGGTTGAGTTGTCAATTCGGGCTAGGGAGTTAATTGAAGCTGAGTTTGATATTTCTCTTAATGCGGCTATTTTACGGGGTTTATTTCTCACGCAGAGGCGCAGAGGCGCAGAGGAGGTTTGA